Proteins encoded together in one Staphylococcus aureus window:
- the ptsG gene encoding glucose-specific PTS transporter subunit IIBC: MFKKLFGQLQRIGKALMLPVAILPAAGILLAFGNAMHNEQLVEIAPWLKNDIIVMISSVMEAAGQVVFDNLPLLFAVGTALGLAGGDGVAALAALVGYLIMNATMGKVLHITIDDIFSYAKGAKELSQAAKEPAHALVLGIPTLQTGVFGGIIMGALAAWCYNKFYNITLPPFLGFFAGKRFVPIVTSVVAIATGVLLSFAWPPIQDGLNSLSNFLLNKNLTLTTFIFGIIERSLIPFGLHHIFYSPFWFEFGSYTNHAGELVRGDQRIWMAQLKDGVPFTAGAFTTGKYPFMMFGLPAAAFAIYKNARPERKKVVGGLMLSAGLTAFLTGITEPLEFSFLFVAPVLYGIHVLLAGTSFLVMHLLGVKIGMTFSGGFIDYILYGLLNWDRSHALLVIPVGIVYAIVYYFLFDFAIRKFKLKTPGREDEETEIRNSSVAKLPFDVLDAMGGKENIKHLDACITRLRVEVVDKSKVDVAGIKALGASGVLEVGNNMQAIFGPKSDQIKHDMAKIMSGEITKPSETTVTEEMSDEPVHVEALGTTDIYAPGIGQIIPLSEVPDQVFAGKMMGDGVGFIPEKGEIVAPFDGTVKTIFPTKHAIGLESESGVEVLIHIGIDTVKLNGEGFESLINVDEKVTQGQPLMKVNLAYLKAHAPSIVTPMIITNLENKELVIEDVQDADPGKLIMTVK, from the coding sequence ATGTTTAAGAAATTGTTTGGACAATTGCAACGTATCGGTAAAGCATTAATGTTACCTGTTGCGATTTTACCAGCAGCTGGTATTTTATTAGCGTTTGGTAACGCAATGCACAACGAACAATTAGTAGAAATTGCACCATGGTTAAAAAACGATATCATTGTAATGATTTCGTCGGTCATGGAAGCAGCAGGACAAGTTGTATTTGATAACTTGCCATTATTATTTGCAGTTGGTACAGCACTTGGATTAGCAGGAGGAGACGGTGTTGCAGCATTAGCAGCGCTAGTAGGTTACTTAATTATGAATGCAACAATGGGGAAAGTGTTGCACATTACAATTGATGACATTTTCTCATATGCCAAAGGGGCAAAAGAATTAAGTCAAGCAGCGAAAGAACCAGCACATGCTTTAGTATTAGGTATTCCAACGTTACAAACGGGTGTGTTTGGTGGTATTATCATGGGTGCTTTAGCCGCATGGTGTTACAACAAATTTTATAATATTACACTACCACCATTTTTAGGATTCTTTGCAGGTAAACGATTTGTACCGATTGTGACATCGGTCGTAGCAATCGCAACAGGTGTGCTTTTAAGCTTTGCGTGGCCACCAATTCAAGATGGATTAAATAGTTTATCGAATTTCTTATTAAATAAAAATTTAACATTAACAACGTTTATATTCGGTATTATTGAACGCTCATTAATTCCATTTGGTTTACATCATATTTTCTATTCACCGTTCTGGTTTGAATTCGGAAGTTATACAAATCACGCAGGTGAATTGGTTCGTGGTGACCAACGTATTTGGATGGCACAATTGAAAGATGGCGTACCATTTACTGCTGGTGCATTTACTACTGGTAAATATCCATTTATGATGTTTGGTTTACCAGCGGCGGCATTTGCTATTTATAAAAATGCACGACCAGAACGTAAAAAAGTCGTGGGTGGTTTAATGTTATCAGCAGGATTAACTGCATTTTTAACTGGTATCACTGAGCCATTAGAATTTTCATTCTTATTTGTAGCACCAGTACTTTATGGAATTCACGTATTATTAGCTGGTACATCATTCTTAGTAATGCATTTATTAGGCGTTAAAATTGGTATGACATTCTCAGGTGGTTTCATAGATTATATTTTATATGGTTTATTAAACTGGGATCGTTCACACGCATTATTAGTTATTCCAGTCGGTATTGTATATGCTATCGTGTATTACTTCTTATTCGACTTTGCAATTCGTAAGTTTAAATTGAAAACACCAGGTCGTGAAGATGAAGAAACTGAAATTCGTAACTCTAGTGTCGCAAAATTACCATTTGATGTCTTAGATGCAATGGGTGGAAAAGAAAACATTAAACATTTAGATGCATGTATTACACGTCTACGCGTAGAAGTGGTTGATAAATCAAAAGTAGATGTAGCAGGTATTAAAGCTTTAGGCGCATCAGGTGTATTAGAAGTTGGAAACAATATGCAAGCTATCTTTGGTCCAAAATCAGATCAAATTAAACATGATATGGCCAAGATTATGAGTGGTGAAATTACGAAACCAAGTGAAACGACAGTGACTGAAGAAATGTCAGATGAACCAGTTCACGTAGAAGCACTTGGAACAACAGACATCTATGCACCAGGTATCGGTCAAATCATTCCATTATCAGAAGTACCTGATCAAGTATTCGCTGGTAAAATGATGGGTGATGGTGTTGGCTTTATCCCTGAAAAAGGTGAAATTGTAGCACCGTTTGATGGTACAGTGAAAACAATCTTCCCTACGAAACATGCGATAGGATTAGAATCTGAAAGTGGCGTCGAAGTACTTATTCATATTGGTATCGATACAGTGAAACTGAATGGTGAAGGATTCGAAAGTCTGATTAACGTTGATGAAAAAGTAACACAAGGTCAACCATTAATGAAAGTGAATTTAGCATACTTGAAAGCACACGCACCAAGCATCGTTACACCAATGATTATTACAAATCTTGAAAATAAAGAACTTGTCATTGAAGATGTACAAGATG
- a CDS encoding pyruvate oxidase has protein sequence MAKIKANEALVKALQAWDIDHLYGIPGDSIDAVVDSLRTVRDQFKFYHVRHEEVASLAAAGYTKLTGKIGVALSIGGPGLIHLLNGMYDAKMDNVPQLILSGQTNSTALGTKAFQETNLQKLCEDVAVYNHQIEKGDNVFEIVNEAIRTAYEQKGVAVVICPNDLLTEKIKDTTNKPVDTSRPTVVSPKYKDIKKAVKLINKSKKPVMLIGVGAKHAKDELREFIEMAKIPVIHSLPAKTILPDDHPYSIGNLGKIGTKTSYQTMQEADLLIMVGTNYPYVDYLPKKNIKAIQIDTNPKNIGHRFNINVGIVGDSKIALHQLTENIKHVAERPFLNKTLERKAVWDKWMEQDKNNNSKPLRPERLMASINKFIKDDAVISADVGTATVWSTRYLNLGVNNKFIISSWLGTMGCGLPGAIASKIAYPNRQAIAIAGDGAFQMVMQDFATAVQYDLPLTVFVLNNKQLAFIKYEQQAAGELEYAVDFSDMDHAKFAEAAGGKGYTIKSASEVDAIVEEALAQDVPTIVDVYVDPNAAPLPGKIVNEEALGYGKWAFRSITEDKHLDLDQIPPISVAAKRFL, from the coding sequence ATGGCAAAAATAAAAGCAAATGAAGCATTAGTTAAAGCATTACAAGCATGGGATATAGATCACTTGTATGGTATTCCAGGAGACTCAATCGACGCAGTAGTCGATAGTTTACGTACAGTGAGAGATCAATTTAAATTTTATCATGTACGTCATGAAGAAGTAGCAAGCTTAGCGGCTGCTGGTTACACAAAATTAACTGGTAAAATCGGTGTGGCATTAAGTATCGGTGGCCCTGGTTTAATTCATTTATTAAATGGTATGTATGATGCCAAAATGGATAATGTACCGCAATTAATATTATCTGGACAAACGAATAGTACAGCACTTGGAACGAAAGCATTCCAAGAAACAAATTTACAAAAATTATGTGAAGATGTAGCCGTTTATAATCACCAAATTGAAAAAGGTGACAATGTGTTTGAAATCGTTAACGAAGCAATTCGTACGGCATATGAACAAAAAGGTGTAGCTGTTGTTATTTGTCCTAACGACTTATTAACTGAAAAAATTAAAGATACAACGAATAAACCAGTAGATACATCAAGACCAACAGTAGTATCACCAAAATATAAAGACATCAAAAAAGCGGTTAAACTAATTAATAAAAGTAAAAAGCCTGTCATGTTAATTGGTGTAGGTGCGAAACATGCGAAAGATGAGCTACGTGAATTTATTGAAATGGCTAAAATTCCTGTCATTCATTCATTACCAGCTAAAACAATCTTGCCGGATGATCATCCATATAGTATCGGTAACTTAGGTAAAATCGGTACCAAAACATCTTATCAAACAATGCAGGAAGCGGATTTATTAATTATGGTTGGTACAAACTATCCATATGTGGATTACTTACCTAAGAAAAATATTAAAGCCATTCAAATTGACACAAATCCTAAAAATATCGGACATCGTTTCAATATTAATGTAGGAATTGTTGGAGATAGTAAAATTGCGTTGCATCAGTTAACTGAAAATATTAAACATGTTGCTGAAAGACCATTCTTAAACAAAACGTTAGAACGTAAAGCGGTTTGGGATAAATGGATGGAACAAGATAAAAATAATAATAGTAAACCATTACGTCCAGAACGATTAATGGCATCAATCAATAAATTTATTAAAGATGATGCAGTGATTTCAGCAGATGTAGGTACAGCAACAGTTTGGTCAACTCGATACTTAAACCTTGGTGTAAATAACAAGTTCATCATTTCAAGTTGGTTAGGTACAATGGGTTGCGGTCTTCCAGGTGCAATTGCATCAAAAATTGCATATCCAAATAGACAAGCCATCGCAATTGCTGGTGACGGTGCATTCCAAATGGTAATGCAAGACTTCGCTACAGCAGTACAATATGATTTACCTTTAACTGTATTTGTACTTAATAACAAACAGTTAGCATTTATTAAATATGAACAACAAGCAGCTGGTGAATTAGAATATGCAGTTGATTTTTCTGATATGGATCATGCAAAATTTGCTGAGGCAGCAGGTGGTAAAGGTTATACAATTAAGAGTGCTAGCGAAGTAGATGCTATAGTCGAAGAGGCATTAGCACAAGATGTACCAACGATTGTAGATGTATATGTTGATCCTAATGCTGCGCCATTACCAGGTAAAATTGTAAATGAAGAAGCGCTTGGTTATGGTAAGTGGGCATTTAGATCAATTACTGAAGATAAACATTTAGATTTAGATCAAATTCCACCAATTTCAGTGGCAGCAAAACGTTTCTTATAA
- a CDS encoding LrgB family protein, with translation MNDYVQALLMILLTVVLYYFAKRLQQKYPNPFLNPALIASLGIIFVLLIFGISYNGYMKGGSWINHILNATVVCLAYPLYKNREKIKDNVSIIFASVLTGVMLNFMLVFLTLKAFGYSKDVIVTLLPRSITAAVGIEVSHELGGTDTMTVLFIITTGLIGSILGSMLLRFGRFESSIAKGLTYGNASHAFGTAKALEMDIESGAFSSIGMILTAVISSVLIPVLILLFY, from the coding sequence ATGAATGATTACGTGCAAGCCTTATTAATGATTTTGTTGACTGTCGTTTTATATTATTTCGCTAAAAGGTTACAACAAAAATATCCGAACCCATTTTTGAATCCAGCATTAATTGCATCTTTAGGAATTATTTTTGTCTTACTTATCTTTGGAATTAGTTATAACGGGTATATGAAAGGTGGCAGTTGGATCAACCATATTTTAAACGCAACGGTCGTATGTTTAGCGTACCCACTTTATAAAAATAGAGAGAAAATTAAAGACAATGTCTCTATCATTTTTGCAAGTGTATTAACTGGCGTCATGCTGAATTTCATGTTAGTGTTCTTAACACTTAAAGCATTTGGCTATTCTAAAGACGTCATTGTAACGTTATTGCCCCGATCTATAACAGCCGCAGTAGGTATCGAAGTGTCACATGAACTAGGTGGTACAGATACGATGACCGTACTTTTTATTATCACAACGGGTTTAATCGGTAGTATTTTAGGTTCGATGTTATTAAGATTTGGAAGATTTGAATCTTCTATCGCCAAAGGATTAACGTATGGGAATGCGTCACATGCATTTGGCACAGCTAAAGCACTAGAAATGGATATTGAATCCGGTGCATTTAGTTCAATTGGGATGATTTTAACTGCAGTTATTAGTTCAGTGTTAATACCTGTTCTAATTTTATTATTCTATTAA
- the cidA gene encoding holin-like murein hydrolase modulator CidA, protein MHKVQLIIKLLLQLGIIIVITYIGTEIQKIFHLPLAGSIVGLFLFYLLLQFKIVPLTWVEDGANFLLKTMVFFFIPSVVGIMDVASEITLNYILFFAVIIIGTCIVALSSGYIAEKMSVKHKHRKGVDAYE, encoded by the coding sequence ATGCACAAAGTCCAATTAATAATCAAACTACTACTACAACTAGGAATCATCATTGTGATTACTTATATTGGCACAGAAATTCAAAAGATTTTTCATCTTCCCTTAGCCGGCAGTATTGTTGGTCTATTTTTATTTTATTTACTATTACAATTTAAGATTGTACCGCTAACTTGGGTAGAAGACGGTGCAAACTTTTTATTAAAGACGATGGTCTTTTTCTTCATACCGTCAGTTGTAGGTATTATGGATGTTGCTTCCGAAATTACGCTAAATTATATACTCTTTTTCGCAGTCATTATCATAGGAACATGTATCGTTGCATTATCTTCAGGTTATATTGCTGAAAAAATGTCTGTTAAACATAAACATCGTAAAGGTGTAGACGCTTATGAATGA
- the cidR gene encoding cidABC operon transcriptional activator CidR — protein sequence MDIKHMKYFIEVVKQGGMTNASKSLYIAQPTISKAIKDIENEMGTPLFDRSKRHLILTDAGQIFYEKSKEIVALYDYLPSEMERLNGLETGHINMGMSAVMNMKILINILGAFHQQYPNVTYNLIENGGKTIEQQIINDEVDIGVTTLPVDHHIFDYTTLDKEDLRLIVSREHRLAKYETVKLEDLAGEDFILFNKDFYLNDKIIENAKNVGFVPNTVAQISQWHVIEDLVTNELGISILPTSISEQLNGDVKLLRIEDAHVHWELGVVWKKDKQLSHATTKWIEFLKDRLG from the coding sequence GTGGATATCAAACATATGAAATATTTTATTGAAGTCGTTAAGCAAGGAGGCATGACTAATGCTTCCAAATCATTATATATTGCACAACCTACAATTAGTAAAGCAATTAAAGATATTGAAAATGAAATGGGCACGCCCTTATTTGATAGAAGTAAAAGACATTTAATTCTTACCGATGCAGGTCAAATTTTTTATGAGAAAAGTAAAGAAATTGTTGCACTGTATGATTATTTACCATCTGAAATGGAACGCTTGAATGGACTGGAAACAGGACATATAAACATGGGCATGTCGGCAGTCATGAATATGAAGATTCTTATCAATATTCTTGGTGCATTCCATCAACAATATCCAAATGTTACATATAATTTGATAGAAAATGGCGGTAAAACAATTGAACAGCAAATTATCAATGATGAAGTAGATATAGGCGTGACCACTTTGCCAGTCGATCATCATATTTTCGATTATACTACCCTAGATAAGGAAGATTTGCGACTTATCGTGAGCAGAGAGCATCGACTCGCAAAATATGAAACTGTTAAACTCGAAGATTTAGCAGGTGAAGACTTCATTTTATTTAATAAAGACTTTTACTTGAATGATAAAATTATTGAAAATGCTAAAAACGTTGGCTTTGTTCCGAATACTGTAGCGCAAATTTCACAATGGCATGTTATAGAAGATTTAGTTACGAATGAATTAGGTATTAGTATTTTACCAACATCAATTTCAGAGCAACTAAATGGAGATGTGAAGCTGCTACGCATTGAAGATGCTCATGTACATTGGGAATTAGGTGTTGTTTGGAAGAAGGATAAACAATTAAGTCATGCCACAACGAAATGGATAGAATTTTTGAAAGACCGTTTAGGCTAA
- a CDS encoding sterile alpha motif-like domain-containing protein has translation MSFYEFMQSFLGDDTPLGELVDWINQDSNFPREVKSHSEILSYFRTNPCPESISVPVIKRALSVFNQFTNVQ, from the coding sequence TTGAGCTTTTACGAATTTATGCAAAGTTTTCTTGGTGATGACACACCATTAGGTGAATTGGTTGATTGGATTAATCAAGATAGCAATTTCCCTAGAGAAGTGAAGAGCCATAGTGAAATATTGTCATATTTTCGAACAAATCCATGTCCTGAAAGCATCTCAGTACCTGTAATTAAACGGGCACTATCAGTTTTCAACCAATTCACAAATGTACAATGA
- a CDS encoding CHAP domain-containing protein — MEYKKILIRLLIAFAVLFSADFTYQSVEQTHQSHAAVNYYSKNQCTWWAFKRRAQVGKPVSNRWGNAKNWYYNARKSKYATGRTPRKFAVMQSTAGYYGHVAVVEQVYKNGSIKVSEYNFYRPLKYNTRVLSKKAARNFNYIY; from the coding sequence ATGGAATATAAAAAGATACTAATTCGTTTATTAATTGCTTTTGCAGTACTTTTCTCAGCAGATTTCACTTATCAATCCGTCGAACAAACGCATCAATCGCATGCCGCAGTTAATTATTATAGTAAAAACCAATGTACATGGTGGGCATTTAAACGTCGCGCACAAGTCGGTAAACCTGTTTCTAATAGATGGGGCAATGCTAAAAATTGGTATTACAATGCACGTAAATCAAAATATGCGACTGGTCGTACACCAAGAAAATTTGCTGTCATGCAATCAACTGCAGGATATTATGGACATGTCGCAGTTGTTGAACAAGTATATAAAAACGGTAGTATTAAAGTTTCAGAATACAACTTTTATCGCCCATTAAAATACAATACACGTGTACTAAGCAAAAAGGCAGCACGTAACTTTAACTATATTTACTAA
- a CDS encoding hydroxymethylglutaryl-CoA reductase, degradative, whose protein sequence is MQNLDKNFRHLSRKEKLQQLVDKQWLSEEQFDILLNHPLIDEEVANSLIENVIAQGALPVGLLPNIIVDDKAYVVPMMVEEPSVVAAASYGAKLVNQTGGFKTVSSERIMIGQIVFDGVDDTEKLSADIKALEKQIHKIADEAYPSIKARGGGYQRIAIDTFPEQQLLSLKVFVDTKDAMGANMLNTILEAITAFLKNEFPQSDILMSILSNHATASVVKVQGEIDVKDLARGERTGEEVAKRMERASVLAQVDIHRAATHNKGVMNGIHAVVLATGNDTRGAEASAHAYASRDGQYRGIATWRYDQDRQRLIGTIEVPMTLAIVGGGTKVLPIAKASLELLNVESAQELGHVVAAVGLAQNFAACRALVSEGIQQGHMSLQYKSLAIVVGAKGDEIAKVAEALKKEPRANTQAAEHILQEIRQQ, encoded by the coding sequence ATGCAAAATTTAGATAAGAATTTTCGACATTTATCTCGTAAAGAAAAGTTACAACAATTGGTTGATAAGCAATGGTTATCAGAAGAACAATTCGACATTTTACTGAATCATCCATTAATCGATGAAGAAGTAGCCAATAGTTTAATTGAAAATGTCATCGCGCAAGGTGCATTACCCGTTGGATTATTACCGAATATCATTGTGGACGATAAGGCATATGTTGTACCTATGATGGTGGAAGAGCCTTCAGTTGTCGCTGCAGCTAGTTATGGTGCAAAGCTAGTGAATCAGACTGGCGGATTTAAAACGGTATCTTCTGAACGTATTATGATAGGTCAAATCGTCTTTGATGGCGTTGACGATACTGAAAAATTATCAGCAGACATTAAAGCTTTAGAAAAGCAAATTCATAAAATTGCGGATGAGGCATATCCTTCTATTAAAGCGCGTGGTGGTGGTTACCAACGTATAGCGATTGATACATTTCCTGAGCAACAGTTACTATCTTTAAAAGTATTTGTTGATACGAAAGATGCTATGGGCGCTAATATGCTTAATACGATTTTAGAGGCCATAACTGCATTTTTAAAAAATGAATTTCCGCAAAGCGACATTTTAATGAGTATTTTATCCAATCATGCAACAGCGTCCGTTGTTAAAGTTCAAGGCGAAATTGATGTTAAAGATTTAGCAAGGGGCGAGAGAACTGGAGAAGAGGTTGCCAAACGAATGGAACGTGCTTCTGTATTGGCCCAAGTAGATATTCATCGTGCAGCAACACATAATAAAGGTGTTATGAATGGCATACATGCTGTTGTTTTAGCAACAGGAAATGATACGCGTGGTGCAGAAGCAAGTGCGCATGCATACGCGAGTCGTGACGGACAGTATCGTGGTATTGCTACATGGCGTTACGATCAAGATCGTCAACGATTGATTGGTACAATTGAAGTGCCTATGACATTGGCAATCGTTGGCGGTGGTACAAAAGTATTACCAATTGCTAAAGCTTCATTAGAGCTACTAAATGTAGAGTCAGCACAAGAATTAGGTCATGTAGTTGCTGCCGTTGGTTTAGCGCAAAACTTTGCAGCATGTCGCGCGCTTGTGTCAGAAGGTATTCAACAAGGTCATATGAGTTTACAATATAAATCATTAGCTATCGTTGTAGGGGCAAAAGGTGATGAAATTGCTAAAGTAGCTGAAGCTTTGAAAAAAGAACCCCGTGCAAATACACAAGCAGCGGAACATATTTTACAAGAAATTAGACAACAATAG
- a CDS encoding hydroxymethylglutaryl-CoA synthase, which produces MTIGIDKINFYVPKYYVDMAKLAEARQVDPNKFLIGIGQTEMAVSPVNQDIVSMGANAAKDIITDEDKKKIGMVIVATESAVDAAKAAAVQIHNLLGIQPFARCFEMKEACYAATPAIQLAKDYLATRPNEKVLVIATDTARYGLNSGGEPTQGAGAVAMVIAHNPSILALNEDAVAYTEDVYDFWRPTGHKYPLVDGALSKDAYIRSFQQSWNEYAKRQGKSLADFASLCFHVPFTKMGKKALESIIDNADETTQERLRSGYEDAVDYNRYVGNIYTGSLYLSLISLLENRDLQAGETIGLFSYGSGSVGEFYSATLVEGYKDHLDQAAHKALLNNRTEVSVDAYETFFKRFDDVEFDEEQDAVHEDRHIFYLSNIENNVREYHRPE; this is translated from the coding sequence ATGACAATAGGTATCGATAAAATAAACTTTTACGTTCCAAAGTACTATGTAGACATGGCTAAATTAGCAGAAGCACGCCAAGTAGACCCAAACAAATTTTTAATTGGAATTGGTCAAACTGAAATGGCTGTTAGTCCTGTAAACCAAGACATCGTTTCAATGGGCGCTAACGCTGCTAAGGACATTATAACAGACGAAGACAAAAAGAAAATTGGTATGGTAATTGTGGCAACTGAATCAGCAGTTGATGCTGCTAAAGCAGCCGCTGTTCAAATTCACAACTTATTAGGTATTCAACCTTTTGCACGCTGCTTTGAAATGAAAGAAGCTTGTTATGCTGCAACACCAGCAATTCAATTAGCTAAAGATTATTTAGCAACTAGACCGAATGAAAAAGTATTAGTTATTGCTACAGATACAGCACGTTATGGATTGAATTCAGGCGGCGAGCCAACACAAGGTGCTGGCGCAGTTGCGATGGTTATTGCACATAATCCAAGCATTTTGGCATTAAATGAAGATGCTGTTGCTTACACTGAAGACGTTTATGATTTCTGGCGTCCAACTGGACATAAATATCCATTAGTTGATGGTGCATTATCTAAAGATGCTTATATCCGCTCATTCCAACAAAGCTGGAATGAATACGCAAAACGTCAAGGTAAGTCGCTAGCTGACTTCGCATCTCTATGCTTCCATGTTCCATTTACAAAAATGGGTAAAAAGGCATTAGAGTCAATCATTGATAACGCTGATGAAACAACTCAAGAGCGTTTACGTTCAGGATATGAAGATGCTGTAGATTATAACCGTTATGTCGGTAATATTTATACTGGATCATTATATTTAAGCCTAATATCATTACTTGAAAATCGAGATTTACAAGCTGGTGAAACAATCGGTTTATTCAGTTATGGCTCAGGTTCAGTTGGTGAATTTTATAGTGCGACATTAGTTGAAGGCTACAAAGATCATTTAGATCAAGCTGCACATAAAGCATTATTAAATAACCGTACTGAAGTATCTGTTGATGCATATGAAACATTCTTCAAACGTTTTGATGACGTTGAATTTGACGAAGAACAAGATGCTGTTCATGAAGATCGTCATATTTTCTACTTATCAAATATTGAAAATAACGTTCGTGAATATCACAGACCAGAGTAG
- a CDS encoding methylated-DNA--[protein]-cysteine S-methyltransferase: MEYKSYYDSPVGRLELLSDGVSLTAVLFENQQGDGTREENTSLAIFREATQWLDAYFKGDNPEITIPLKPTGSHFQQCVWNELRQVPYGTLTTYGAIAKKVGKLLNKPKMSAQAVGGAVGSNPLSIIVPCHRVVGKTGSLTGFGGTINNKIKLLELENIDMSKLYVPKHSTKP, translated from the coding sequence ATGGAGTATAAGAGTTACTATGATTCGCCTGTAGGACGATTGGAACTTTTGAGTGATGGGGTAAGTCTGACCGCTGTTTTGTTTGAAAATCAACAAGGTGATGGTACTAGGGAAGAAAATACGTCTTTAGCGATATTTAGAGAGGCGACACAGTGGTTAGACGCGTATTTTAAAGGTGACAATCCTGAAATCACAATACCTTTAAAGCCAACAGGTAGTCATTTTCAACAGTGTGTTTGGAATGAATTAAGACAGGTTCCTTATGGGACTCTAACAACGTATGGTGCTATTGCCAAAAAAGTAGGCAAGCTGCTTAACAAGCCAAAAATGTCAGCCCAAGCGGTTGGAGGTGCAGTCGGAAGTAATCCATTATCTATTATCGTGCCATGTCATCGTGTTGTCGGTAAAACGGGTAGCTTAACAGGGTTCGGTGGAACGATTAATAATAAAATTAAGCTGTTAGAGTTGGAGAATATCGATATGTCAAAGCTTTATGTACCAAAACATAGCACGAAGCCGTAA